A single genomic interval of Armigeres subalbatus isolate Guangzhou_Male chromosome 1, GZ_Asu_2, whole genome shotgun sequence harbors:
- the LOC134205508 gene encoding uncharacterized protein LOC134205508 — protein MALFLARRLLPKMFPKFPSGARFSSTNNGNSEDDDHRNVQNQLNNLHTYETVEDPNSLVKTTIIRRNPILHRTKTPEEILEDAANAVANKIPEPATRDNTTTTKLSGVSDNGVDDEFEKNVYWGHNGKQSIVGYDIFQELEERLQEILSRNEELNNPPEDKTEETPQENKNNKLAKISTALEGLNRLLSFYLLRSYLYQKHW, from the coding sequence ATGGCTCTTTTTTTGGCCAGACGTCTTCTCCCGAAAATGTTTCCGAAATTCCCATCTGGCGCTCGATTTTCTTCCACCAACAACGGAAACAGTGAGGACGATGACCACCGGAACGTGCAAAATCAGCTAAacaatttgcacacatacgaaACCGTCGAAGATCCAAACTCGCTCGTCAAGACAACCATCATCAGGCGGAATCCTATTCTGCATAGGACGAAGACCCCcgaggaaatcctagaggatgcTGCCAATGCTGTGGCCAATAAGATACCGGAACCAGCCACTCGAGACAACACAACCACTACGAAACTGTCAGGAGTATCGGACAATGGAGTGGACGATGAGTTCGAGAAAAATGTCTACTGGGGACACAACGGAAAGCAAAGTATTGTAGGGTACGACATCTTCCAGGAACTGGAGGAAAGGCTGCAAGAAATATTGTCCCGCAACGAAGAGCTGAACAACCCTCCAGAAGACAAAACTGAAGAAACCCCGCAAGAAAACAAGAACAACAAACTGGCCAAAATTAGCACCGCGCTGGAGGGTTTGAATCGTCTCCTAAGTTTTTATCTTTTAAGATCTTATCTATATCAGAAACACTGGTGA